ATGACTGAAAATGAACAAATTTTTTGGAGTAGGGTTTTGGAATTAGCAAAAAGCCAACTAAAACAAGCAACATATGAATTTTTTGTTTTGGATGCTCGTTTGATTCAAATTGAGCAAAATATGGCTACCATTTATTTAGACCCTATGAAAGAGTTGTTTTGGGATAAAAATCTTAAACCAATTATTTTGACGGCTGGTTTTGAGGTTTATAATGCTGAAATTGTTGTCAACTATGTCTTTGAAGAGGATTTAACCAATCAAACAGGAGTAGTGACAACTTCACAAACTGTTCCAACAACTCAAAAAAACACTTTGCCCCTAGTCGATTCTGACTTAAATACCAAATATACCTTTGATAATTTCGTACAAGGTGACGAAAACCGTTGGGCATTTTCTGCGTCTTACGCCGTTGCAGACGCTCCAGGAACAACTTACAATCCTCTTTTTATTTGGGGAGGACCTGGGTTGGGAAAAACTCACTTGCTCAATGCCATTGGTAATGCGGTTTTACAAAATAATCCCAATGCGCGTGTGAAGTACATTACTGCTGAAAATTTCATCAATGAATTTGTTATTCATATCCGTTTGGACACAATGGAAGAGTTAAAGGAAAAATTCCGCAATCTTGATGTCTTGCTAATTGATGATATTCAATCCCTAGCTAAGAAAACATTGTCTGGGACACAGGAAGAATTTTTCAATACTTTCAATGCTCTTTATGATAATAACAAGCAAATTGTATTGACAAGTGACCGTACACCTGACCATCTGGACAACCTTGAGCAACGTTTGGTCACGCGCTTCAAATGGGGCTTGACAATCAATATCACTCCCCCTGATTTTGAAACACGTGTTGCCATTTTAACGAATAAAACGCAAGAATATAATTATATTTTTCCGCAAGATACGATTGAGTATCTTGCAGGACAATTTGATTCCAACGTTCGTGACCTTGAGGGAGCTTTAAAAGATATTAGCCTCGTTGCTAGCATTAAAAAGATTGAAACCATTACGGTTGATGTCGCAGCAGAAGCGATTCGCGCTCGTAAGCAAGATGGTCCAAAAATGACAGTTATCCCAATCGATGAAATCCAAAGTCAAGTTGGAAAATTCTACGGCGTTACTGTTAAAGAAATCAAGGCAACCAAACGGACGCAAGATATTGTTTTAGCGCGCCAAGTAGCTATGTATCTCGCACGTGAAATGACTGACAATTCACTTCCAAAAATCGGGAAGGAATTTGGCGGTCGCGATCACTCAACGGTCTTACATGCCTACAATAAAATCAAAAATATGCTAGCTCAAGATGACAGTTTACGTATTGAAATTGAAACCATCAAAAATAAGATAAAATAGGTATTGTGGATAACCATAAAAATTTTTAGCGACTTATCCACAGGTTGTTAACAACTCTTTTCGCGCGACGTTTGTGCGATTTTAGGACTTATCAACAATATAAACAAGACCTACTACTACTACTAATTTAATACTTAATAACTAAAGGAGTTTTCCTATGATTAAATTCTCAATCAATAAATCTTTCTTTCTTCAAGCATTGAATGCAACCAAGAGAGCTATTTCTACTAAAAATGCGATTCCAGTTCTTTCAACAATTAAAATTGAAGTTCAAAATAGTAACATTACATTGACTGGTTCTAACGGACAAATTTCAATTGAAAACACTATTCCAACTTCTAATGAAAATGCAGGCTTATTGATTACTTCAACTGGTGCTGTACTATTAGAAGCAAACTTCTTTATTAATATCGTTTCAAGTCTTCCAGATATGACATTAGACTTTGAAGAAATTGAACATCATCAAATCGTTTTAACAAGTGGTAAATCAGAAATTACCTTAAAAGGAAAAGATGTTGATCTTTACCCTCGCCTTCAAGAAATGGCTACTGAAAATCCTTTAGTTTTAGAAACAAAACTATTGAAATCTATCATTGCTGAAACAGCCTTTGCAGCAAGTCTTCAAGAAAGCCGTCCAATCTTGACTGGTGTTCATATGGTTCTTAGTGACCACAAAGACTTTAAAGCAGTCGCAACTGATTCTCACCGTATGAGCCAACGTAAATTAACTTTGGAAAATACTTCAAATGATTTCAACGTTGTTATTCCAAGTAAATCTTTACGTGAATTTGCAGCTGTATTTACAGATGATATTGAAACGGTAGAAGTTTTCTTCTCTGATAGTCAAATGCTTTTTAGAAGCGACTACATTAGCTTCTATACACGACTTTTAGAAGGAAATTATCCAGATACTGACCGCTTGTTGACAAATACTTTTGAAACAGAAGTAACATTTAATACCAATGCACTTCGTTCAGCAATGGAACGTGCTCACTTGATTTCAAATGCAACACAAAATGGTACTGTTAAACTTGAAATTGCTAATAATAGTGTTTCTGCTCACGTTAACTCACCTGAAGTCGGTAAAGTTAACGAAGAATTGGATACTATTGACCAATCAGGCAATGATTTGACAATTAGCTTTAACCCAACTTATCTGATTGAAGCTCTTAAAGCCTTGAAGAGTGAAACAGTTGTTATTCGCTTTATTTCATCAGTGCGTCCATTTACCTTAATGCCAGGTGATGATGCTGAAAACTTTATTCAATTAATCACTCCGGTTCGTACAAACTAAAAATCTTTAAGAAAAATTTAAGGAAGAATTTATACACTATAACCATCCTAAAACTTTTCTTTTTCATAATCTCCAGCGAGAGCACTGTTCATGCAGTGTTCTCGCTTTTTATGGTATAATATCTAATAATATGACGCTTTATATTATTGCTAATCCCCATGCAGGAAATCATGGGGCAAAACAAGTTATCAGTGATATTGAAAAACATCATACATCAGATATTTGCACTTTATTAACACGCTATAAAAACGATGAATTACATCAAGTTGAGAGACTGCTAAAAACATTTGACCCAGAAAAAGATAAGCTTCTGATTGTCGGAGGAGATGGAACATTATCAAAAGTTCTCTATCATTTGCCAGCAAATCTTCCGTTTGCCTATTATCCTGTCGGTTCTGGTAATGATTTTGCGCGTGCTCTTGGTATAGTACCAAACTTAGAAGCATTATTAGCCTCGTTAACAAATCTGCCTAAAGAAATCACGGTTTACAGTTATCAAGAAGGTTTAGTATTAAATAGCTTAGATTTAGGATTTGCAGCATGGGTTGTTAATCAAGCTGCTAAGAATTTGGGGTGTGTTTATGCCAAAGGAGAACCTTTTTTCCAACGATTAACGGTACTGTTGTCTTTGGTTCTTAAAAGACATGAGAAATCGTCTTACTTAAATCACTGTTCGTTAAAACAGGTTACGGTTAACTTTCCAAAAGAGAGTTTAATTGAAATTGATGGTGAAATTGTATCATTGAACGAAATTACTTTATCACCAAAAAACGCTATATTTATTTGTAAAAGGAGAAACAATGTACGAACTTGGAAGTCACGTTGAAATGAAAAAGCCCCATGCTTGTACGATAAAAGCTACTGGAAAAAAAGCCAATGAATGGGAAGTCATTCGACTTGGAGCTGATATTAAAATTCGTTGCACAAACTGCGACCATGTAGTTATGATGAGCCGCCACGACTTTGAACGCAAATTAAAGAAAGTTTTGTCGTAAAGTAAAAATAATTATACTGAACTCAATTTTTATGGCTAATAGCGCTTGCTATATAGTAGAAATGTTTGTTTAATGCTGAGTTTTTCTGCTATAATAGGTATGATTGAATAATTTAAACGGAGACTTATAAAATATGGCTTTAACAGCAGGTATCGTTGGTTTACCAAATGTTGGAAAATCAACTCTTTTTAATGCGATTACAAAGGCAGGTGCGGAAGCTGCTAACTATCCTTTCGCGACAATCGACCCTAACGTTGGTATGGTAGAAGTACCAGATGAACGTTTGCAAAAATTGACTGAACTTATCAAACCGAAAAAAACAGTTCCAACAACCTTTGAATTTACTGATATTGCGGGTATCGTAAAAGGTGCTTCACGTGGTGAAGGTCTAGGTAACAAATTCCTTGCTAACATTCGTGAAGTAGATGCTATCGTTCACGTTGTTCGTGCTTTTGATGATGAAAATGTTATGCGTGAGCAAGGGCGTGAAGATGCTTTTGTTGACCCACTTGCAGATATCGACACAATTAACTTAGAATTGATTCTTGCTGACTTGGAATCTGTTAATAAACGTTATGCGCGTGTAGAAAAAGTGGCACGTACTCAAAAAGATAAAGATTCTATCGCAGAATTTAACGTTCTTCAAAAAATTAAACCAGTCCTTGAAGATGGAAAATCAGCACGTACGGTTGACTTTACAGAAGAAGAACAAAAAATTGTTAAACAATTGTTCCTTTTGACAACAAAACCAGTGCTTTATGTTGCAAACGTTGATGAAGATAAAGTAGCTAATCCAGATGATATCGAATACGTAAAACAAATTCGTGAATTTGCTGCAACTGAAAATGCAGAAGTTGTTGTCATCTCAGCGCGTGCCGAAGAAGAAATCTCTGAACTTGATGATGAAGATAAAGCGTTATTCCTTGAAGACCTTGGTTTAACAGAATCTGGTGTTGATAAATTGACACGTGCTGCTTATCACTTGCTTGGTCTTGGCACTTATTTTACAGCAGGTGAAAAAGAAGTTCGTGCATGGACATTCAAACGTGGTATCAAAGCTCCTCAAGCAGCTGGTATCATTCACTCTGACTTTGAACGTGGATTTATCCGTGCGATTACAATGTCTTATGATGACTTAATCAAATATGGTTCTGAAAAAGCTGTCAAAGAAGCAGGTCGTCTTCGTGAAGAAGGGAAAGATTATGTGGTTCAAGATGGTGATATCATGGAATTCCGCTTTAACGTATAAGCAAAATTAATTAAATATTGTCGAGGTTGGAAAAAGTTTTTCCAGCCCTTTTGGCGTTTATTGGAAAGGAAAATTAATGGTAAAAATGATTGTTGGTCTGGGAAACCCAGGCAGTAAATATCACGAAACAAGGCATAATATTGGTTTTATGGCAATTGACCGCCTTGCTAAGGATTTCAATGTCACATTTTCAGAGGAGAAGAATTTTAAAGCAGAAGTTGGTTCTTGTTTTATCAACGGAGAAAAAGTTTATCTAGTCAAACCAACCACTTTTATGAACAATTCAGGCATCGCTGTTCATGCTTTGTTGACGTATTATAATATTGATATTGAAGATTTCTTGGTGATTTATGATGATTTAGATATGGAAGTGGGGCGTATTCGCCTACGTCAGAAAGGCTCTGCTGGTGGGCATAATGGCATAAAATCTATTATTGCTCACACTGGAACGCAGGCATTTGACCGTATTAAAGTTGGTATTGGACGTCCAAAGCAAGGTCGTCCGGTAGTTGACCACGTTCTTGGAAAATTTGACCAAGATGATTATATTACAGTTACTAATACACTTGAAAAGGTTAATGAAGCTGTTCAATTTTATTTACAGGAAGCAGATTTTGTAAAAACCATGCAAAAATTTAATGGGTAAGTCTATGAATATTATTGATTTATTTAGTCAAAATAAGCTCATTCAAACATGGCATAGCGGCGTGGCTAATATTGGTAGGCAACTGATTATGGGCTTATCAGCTTCTAGTAGAGCTCTTGCCATTGCTTCTGCTTATCAGGCTAATGAGGAAAAAATAGTTGTCATCACCTCAACACAAAATGAAGTTGAAAAATTGGCTAGTGATTTATCTAGCTTGATTGGTGAGGAAAAGGTTTATACTTTTTTTGCGGATGATGTTGCGGCGGCAGAGTTTATTTTTGCCTCGATGGATAAGGCACACTCACGCCTAGAAGCTTTAAATTTTTTACAAGATAATAAGCAATCTGGTATCTTAATTACAAATTTAGTAGGAGCCCGTGTTTTACTACCAAATCCAGAAATTTATGCTGAAAGTCAGCTAAATTTTGTTGTCGGTAAGGATTACAACCTTGACAAGGTTGTAAAGGTACTGTCAAATATCGGTTACCAAAAAGTATCACAGGTTCTTAATCCAGGCGAATTTAGTCGGCGTGGTGATATCTTTGATATTTATGAGATGACAGCTGACTATCCTTATCGTTTAGAATTCTTTGGTGATGAAGTTGATGGTATTCGTCAGTTTGATGCAGAAACACAAAAATCACTTAGTAATATTGAGCAGGTAACCATTTCCCCAGCTGATGAGCTCATTTTATCGGAAGAAGATTTTGCTAGAGCTAGTAAGGCATTTGAGACGTTTTTAGAGACTGCTAAAGATGAACAGCAAGCTTATTTAAGTGAGCTTTATGCTGCAACTCAGGAACAGTATAAGCATAAAGACATTAGACGTTTCTTATCACTCTTTTATGCAAAAGAGTGGACGTTACTTGATTACATTTCTAAGGGAACACCAGTCTTTTTTGATGATTTTCAAAAGCTAGTTGACCGCAATGCTAAGTTTGATTTGGAAGTTGCAAACTTGTTGGCAGAAGATTTACAATGTGGTAAAGCAGTGTCAAGTTTGGTTTACTTCGCTGATATTTATAAAGACTTACGTCAATATCAGCCAGCAACGTTCTTTTCTAATTTTCATAAAGGATTTGGTAATCTTAAATTTGATAAAATTCATAATTTTACACAATATCCAATGCAAGAATTTTTCAATCAATTTCCGTTATTGATTGATGAAGTTAATCGTTATCAAAAATCTAAAGCGACCGTTTTAATTCAAGCAGATTCGCAGCATGGCTTAGAACGTTTACAGGAGAATTTACATGAATATGGTTTGGAATTACCTGTGGTTGCTGCAGATGATTTACAAGCACAACAAGCTCAGCTAGTCGTTGGCAATTTATCACATGGCTTTTATTTTGCTGATGAGAAAATTGTTCTCATTACCGAGCATGAAATTTATCATAAGAAAATTAAGCGCCGTATTCGTCGTTCAAATATTAGCAATGCCGAACGTTTGAAAGACTACAATGAATTGTCAAAAGGTGATTATGTGGTTCACCATGTTCATGGTATTGGTAAATTTTTAGGAATTGAAACAATTGAAATCCATGGTGTGCACCGCGATTATTTGACCATTCAATATCAAGGTTCTTCAACAATTTCATTGCCAGTAGAGCAAATTGAAAGTTTATCAAAATACGTTTCTGCAGATGGCAAGGAACCTAAAATCAATAAATTAAATGATGGTCGTTTCCAAAAGACCAAACAAAAGGTTTCTAAGCAAGTTGAAGACATTGCGGATGATTTGTTGAAATTGTATGCGGAACGTAGTCAGCTAAAAGGTTTTGCTTTTTCACCAGACGATGATTTGCAGCGGGAATTTGACGAAGACTTTGCTTTTGTAGAAACAGAGGACCAGCTTCGCTCTATCAAGGAAATTAAGCACGACATGGAAGAAGATAAGCCAATGGATCGCTTATTGGTTGGGGATGTTGGCTTTGGTAAAACAGAAGTTGCGATGCGCGCCGCTTTTAAAGCTGTTAAAGACCATAAACAAGTAGCTGTCTTAGTGCCAACAACTGTTCTTGCTCAACAACACTACACAAATTTCTCAGAGCGTTTTGAAAATTATCCTGTTACAGTTGATGTGCTTAGTCGTTTCCGTAGCAAAAAAGAACAAAATGACACCCTAGACAAGTTGAAAAAAGGTCAAGTTGATATCATTATTGGTACTCATCGTCTACTATCTAAAGATGTTGATTTTGCTGATTTAGGTTTGATTATTATTGATGAGGAGCAACGTTTTGGCGTTAAGCACAAAGAAAAATTAAAAGAGCTTAAGACTAAAGTTGATGTATTGACCTTGACAGCGACTCCAATTCCACGAACCCTTCACATGTCAATGTTGGGAATTCGCGACCTGTCAGTTATTGAAACGCCACCGACTAACCGTTACCCTGTTCAAACTTACGTTTTGGAAACGAATCCTGGTCTGATTCGTGAGGCTATCATTCGTGAAATTGACCGTGGCGGACAAGTTTTCTACGTTTACAATAGGGTTGACACAATTGACCAAAAAGTGTCAGAATTGCAAGAGTTGGTTCCTGAAGCAAGCATTGGTTTTGTTCATGGTCAGATGAGTGAAATTCAACTTGAAAATACGCTCATGGACTTTATTGACGGTGTTTACGATGTTCTGGTTGCGACAACTATCATTGAAACAGGCGTTGATATTTCTAATGTTAATACTTTATTTATCGAAAATGCAGACCACATGGGCTTGTCAACCTTGTATCAACTTCGTGGACGTGTTGGGCGTTCTAATCGAATTGCTTACGCCTACCTCATGTACCGTCCAGACAAGATTTTGACAGAGGTCTCTGAAAAACGTTTAGATGCCATTAAAGGCTTTACAGAATTAGGTTCTGGTTTCAAGATTGCCATGCGTGATTTATCCATTCGTGGCGCTGGAAACATCCTCGGTGCCTCACAAAGTGGTTTTATTGACTCTGTTGGTTTTGAAATGTATTCGCAGTTATTAGAAGAGGCTATCGCTAAGAAACAAGGCAAATCTCAAGCGCGCCGTAAGAGCAATGTGGAGATGAATTTACAAATCGACGCTTATTTACCAAGCGAATATATTAATGATGAACGTCAAAAAATTGAAATTTACAAACGTATTCGTGAAATCGAAAGTCAGAAAGATTATCAAAGCTTACAAGATGAGTTAATTGACCGTTTTGGCGAATACCCTGACCAAGTCGCCTACTTACTTGAAATTGGCTTGGTTAAAGCTTATATGGACAATGCTTTCACAGAACTTGTGGAATGTAAAGATAGCAGTCTATTAGTACGTTTTGAAAAAGCTTCGCTGCAACATTACTTGACACAAGATTATTTTGAAGCTCTTTCAAAAACAAACTTGAAAGCCCGTATTGGCGAAAATCAAGGTAAAATTGAAATTACTTTTAATATCCGTGATAAAAAAGACTATGAGATTTTAGAAGAACTTCAGAATTTTGGTAAAATGCTAGCTGAAATCAAATCCAGAAAAATTGAAAAAGACTAGTTGTCAAAGTCTTTTGTTAATAGAAAGCTAGTATATCAAAGAGATTTTATGGTAAACTTTTTGATAAAGTCTAGACTGGAATTATCAAGGAGGTCAAAATGGAACTTGAACACAGATTAGTTGAATTGAGAAAGGAAAAAAATCTCTCTCAAGAAGAATTGGCAGAAAAACTCTATGTTTCACGTCAAACAATTTCTAAAACAGTATTTGACTAAAAATCAACAACCCCCACAGACCTGTTGTCAATCTAATTAGCTCTGCAGAAGCGCGACGAAATCTTAGATTTCTGTTTAGAGTAGAGGTATGCTTTAGTGAATGTGAGGATTTTATTACATTATCTTAACAAACGCGTTTAAGTCAGTCATTTTCCTAAAAAAATGATAAAATAGAAAAGATTGTGAGGTGACATATGTATGAGACTCGATAAATATTTAAAAGTATCCCGTATTATAAAACGTCGTCCAGTAGCTAAAGAAGTTGCAGATAAAGGACGCATCAAAGTCAATGGTATCTTAGCCAAATCATCAACTGATTTAAAAATTAACGACGAAATTGAAATTCGTTTTGGAAATAAATTGCTAACAGTACGTGTTTTAGAAATGAAAGATAGCACGAAAAAAGAAGATGCAACCAGAATGTATGAAATCATTAACGAAACAAGGATAGAAGCGGATGGAGAAGCCTAATATCGTTCAATTGAGCAATCAATATATCAATGATGAAAACACCAAAAAACGTTATGTCGAAGAAGAAAACCGCAAACGTAATCGTTTTATGGGGTGGATTTTGATTGTTGTCATGCTACTGTTTATTTTACCAACTTATAACCTTGTTAAAAGTTATCAAACTTTACAAGAGCGTAAAGAGCAAGTTGTTTCACTGCAAAAAAGTTATGATAAATTAGTCGTTGAAACAGACGCAGAAAAGCTACTAGCTGACCGTCTAAAAGATGATACTTATGTTGAAAAATATGCTCGCGCTAAATATTACTTGTCACGTTCTGGTGAAACAATCTATCCGTTACCAAACTTATTACCAAAATAATATGGAAAATTTAATCGAAACCATTGAAAAATTTCTGGCTTATTCCGATGAAAAATTGGAAGAATTAGCCAAAGAAAATCAAAAACTCAGAGAAGAAAATCATCAATCAACTAAAAACTAACGAAGGGAGAAGCCAATGAAAAAACTATTTGTAGTAATGCTGATACCATTTTTCTTGACTTCTCTTTCTGTTGTTAGTACCGAAAAAACGATTGCCTTAACTAATGAAGAAAAGTATCAACTGACGTCAAATGTAGTAGCGGAAACAACTTATTTTGATAGTATTCCGACCAATCCTATTTTGGCTCAAGACAGCAGTACCTACAAAGACACTGCTTTAACGACAGTATCTGATACTTTATTAGCTGGTGATACCCTGTCAATTGTTGATTTAACCATTAATGACAGTGCCATTCCAGTTTTTGAATTATCGGATGGCAGTTATATTGAAGCTAGTCGTCAATTCATTTATGATGATGTTGTGATTAGTCAAGAAAATATTTCAAAAGAATATTGGCTAGAAGATGGTTTTAAAGTTTATCAAGCACCTTATGTCACGGGAACCAAAGAAGTAAAAACTGATTTGACTTCGTATTCAGAAGTGACAGTGACTCAAAAAGCAACAACTTACCACGGAACTTATTATAAAGTAGATGGTAAAGGTTGGATTAGCGAGGATGATTTGTCAGCTACTGATAACCGTATGGAAAAAGTTCAGCAAGTTCTTAATCAAAAATATAATAAGAGTAATTATTCTATTTACGTTAAGCAGCTATCAACGCAAACAA
This sequence is a window from Streptococcus macedonicus ACA-DC 198. Protein-coding genes within it:
- the mfd gene encoding Transcription-repair coupling factor, giving the protein MGKSMNIIDLFSQNKLIQTWHSGVANIGRQLIMGLSASSRALAIASAYQANEEKIVVITSTQNEVEKLASDLSSLIGEEKVYTFFADDVAAAEFIFASMDKAHSRLEALNFLQDNKQSGILITNLVGARVLLPNPEIYAESQLNFVVGKDYNLDKVVKVLSNIGYQKVSQVLNPGEFSRRGDIFDIYEMTADYPYRLEFFGDEVDGIRQFDAETQKSLSNIEQVTISPADELILSEEDFARASKAFETFLETAKDEQQAYLSELYAATQEQYKHKDIRRFLSLFYAKEWTLLDYISKGTPVFFDDFQKLVDRNAKFDLEVANLLAEDLQCGKAVSSLVYFADIYKDLRQYQPATFFSNFHKGFGNLKFDKIHNFTQYPMQEFFNQFPLLIDEVNRYQKSKATVLIQADSQHGLERLQENLHEYGLELPVVAADDLQAQQAQLVVGNLSHGFYFADEKIVLITEHEIYHKKIKRRIRRSNISNAERLKDYNELSKGDYVVHHVHGIGKFLGIETIEIHGVHRDYLTIQYQGSSTISLPVEQIESLSKYVSADGKEPKINKLNDGRFQKTKQKVSKQVEDIADDLLKLYAERSQLKGFAFSPDDDLQREFDEDFAFVETEDQLRSIKEIKHDMEEDKPMDRLLVGDVGFGKTEVAMRAAFKAVKDHKQVAVLVPTTVLAQQHYTNFSERFENYPVTVDVLSRFRSKKEQNDTLDKLKKGQVDIIIGTHRLLSKDVDFADLGLIIIDEEQRFGVKHKEKLKELKTKVDVLTLTATPIPRTLHMSMLGIRDLSVIETPPTNRYPVQTYVLETNPGLIREAIIREIDRGGQVFYVYNRVDTIDQKVSELQELVPEASIGFVHGQMSEIQLENTLMDFIDGVYDVLVATTIIETGVDISNVNTLFIENADHMGLSTLYQLRGRVGRSNRIAYAYLMYRPDKILTEVSEKRLDAIKGFTELGSGFKIAMRDLSIRGAGNILGASQSGFIDSVGFEMYSQLLEEAIAKKQGKSQARRKSNVEMNLQIDAYLPSEYINDERQKIEIYKRIREIESQKDYQSLQDELIDRFGEYPDQVAYLLEIGLVKAYMDNAFTELVECKDSSLLVRFEKASLQHYLTQDYFEALSKTNLKARIGENQGKIEITFNIRDKKDYEILEELQNFGKMLAEIKSRKIEKD
- the pth gene encoding Peptidyl-tRNA hydrolase, producing the protein MVKMIVGLGNPGSKYHETRHNIGFMAIDRLAKDFNVTFSEEKNFKAEVGSCFINGEKVYLVKPTTFMNNSGIAVHALLTYYNIDIEDFLVIYDDLDMEVGRIRLRQKGSAGGHNGIKSIIAHTGTQAFDRIKVGIGRPKQGRPVVDHVLGKFDQDDYITVTNTLEKVNEAVQFYLQEADFVKTMQKFNG
- a CDS encoding Cell division protein DivIC, encoding MEKPNIVQLSNQYINDENTKKRYVEEENRKRNRFMGWILIVVMLLFILPTYNLVKSYQTLQERKEQVVSLQKSYDKLVVETDAEKLLADRLKDDTYVEKYARAKYYLSRSGETIYPLPNLLPK
- the hslR gene encoding S4-domain-containing heat shock protein translates to MRLDKYLKVSRIIKRRPVAKEVADKGRIKVNGILAKSSTDLKINDEIEIRFGNKLLTVRVLEMKDSTKKEDATRMYEIINETRIEADGEA
- a CDS encoding GTP-binding and nucleic acid-binding protein YchF → MALTAGIVGLPNVGKSTLFNAITKAGAEAANYPFATIDPNVGMVEVPDERLQKLTELIKPKKTVPTTFEFTDIAGIVKGASRGEGLGNKFLANIREVDAIVHVVRAFDDENVMREQGREDAFVDPLADIDTINLELILADLESVNKRYARVEKVARTQKDKDSIAEFNVLQKIKPVLEDGKSARTVDFTEEEQKIVKQLFLLTTKPVLYVANVDEDKVANPDDIEYVKQIREFAATENAEVVVISARAEEEISELDDEDKALFLEDLGLTESGVDKLTRAAYHLLGLGTYFTAGEKEVRAWTFKRGIKAPQAAGIIHSDFERGFIRAITMSYDDLIKYGSEKAVKEAGRLREEGKDYVVQDGDIMEFRFNV
- the dnaA gene encoding Replication initiation protein DnaA translates to MTENEQIFWSRVLELAKSQLKQATYEFFVLDARLIQIEQNMATIYLDPMKELFWDKNLKPIILTAGFEVYNAEIVVNYVFEEDLTNQTGVVTTSQTVPTTQKNTLPLVDSDLNTKYTFDNFVQGDENRWAFSASYAVADAPGTTYNPLFIWGGPGLGKTHLLNAIGNAVLQNNPNARVKYITAENFINEFVIHIRLDTMEELKEKFRNLDVLLIDDIQSLAKKTLSGTQEEFFNTFNALYDNNKQIVLTSDRTPDHLDNLEQRLVTRFKWGLTINITPPDFETRVAILTNKTQEYNYIFPQDTIEYLAGQFDSNVRDLEGALKDISLVASIKKIETITVDVAAEAIRARKQDGPKMTVIPIDEIQSQVGKFYGVTVKEIKATKRTQDIVLARQVAMYLAREMTDNSLPKIGKEFGGRDHSTVLHAYNKIKNMLAQDDSLRIEIETIKNKIK
- the yyzM gene encoding Hypothetical protein, which codes for MYELGSHVEMKKPHACTIKATGKKANEWEVIRLGADIKIRCTNCDHVVMMSRHDFERKLKKVLS
- the dnaN gene encoding DNA polymerase III beta subunit, which codes for MIKFSINKSFFLQALNATKRAISTKNAIPVLSTIKIEVQNSNITLTGSNGQISIENTIPTSNENAGLLITSTGAVLLEANFFINIVSSLPDMTLDFEEIEHHQIVLTSGKSEITLKGKDVDLYPRLQEMATENPLVLETKLLKSIIAETAFAASLQESRPILTGVHMVLSDHKDFKAVATDSHRMSQRKLTLENTSNDFNVVIPSKSLREFAAVFTDDIETVEVFFSDSQMLFRSDYISFYTRLLEGNYPDTDRLLTNTFETEVTFNTNALRSAMERAHLISNATQNGTVKLEIANNSVSAHVNSPEVGKVNEELDTIDQSGNDLTISFNPTYLIEALKALKSETVVIRFISSVRPFTLMPGDDAENFIQLITPVRTN
- a CDS encoding Transcription regulator [contains diacylglycerol kinase catalytic domain], with amino-acid sequence MTLYIIANPHAGNHGAKQVISDIEKHHTSDICTLLTRYKNDELHQVERLLKTFDPEKDKLLIVGGDGTLSKVLYHLPANLPFAYYPVGSGNDFARALGIVPNLEALLASLTNLPKEITVYSYQEGLVLNSLDLGFAAWVVNQAAKNLGCVYAKGEPFFQRLTVLLSLVLKRHEKSSYLNHCSLKQVTVNFPKESLIEIDGEIVSLNEITLSPKNAIFICKRRNNVRTWKSR